The following coding sequences lie in one Stigmatopora nigra isolate UIUO_SnigA chromosome 4, RoL_Snig_1.1, whole genome shotgun sequence genomic window:
- the LOC144194986 gene encoding rhomboid domain-containing protein 3-like isoform X1 has protein sequence MRYRVFSLWCGPDRPGFFLGTTLLVGLTSLVYAAGAQASLTIGRGGNLPHLRDVFLYALNHDDLPSLLASVSLLLLFGPCQERRWGTVAYLGLSTLTMTVLPLVYTLIIFAFRLQTSRICGYAAIHLAMFTAQCRSLTKRRVQGYLPVWILPWLLLLLCLIVLPETPALLNFCAICIGHNYSPILIGMLQELEEANLLTFIPNWLYIPTLCRLRLPTYRSSRIDRVSSPATEEPSTLNHNLWGEPLSPLSQEFDAEVLEEQMLRAGILASLKDVPDEVNRKVEVPKSSVSALRLQQLEKMGFPTEKAVVALAASKKLDGAISLLLDDRVGEQAVVTANRKKTAPLLEAE, from the exons ATGCGTTATCGTGTATTTTCATTATGGTGCGGACCGGATCGTCCAGGATTCTTTCTAGGAACGACCTTGCTGGTGGGTCTCACCTCCTTGGTTTATGCTGCAGGGGCCCAAGCCAGTCTCACTATCGGTCGGGGTGGAAATTTACCGCATTTGAGAG ATGTGTTCCTGTACGCTCTCAATCATGACGATTTACCTTCTCTACTAGCCAGCGTTTCTCTACTGCTGCTCTTTGGGCCATGTCAGGAGCGTCGTTGGGGAACGGTCGCCTACCTTGGCCTCTCCACATTGACGATGACTGTACTACCTCTTGTTTACACCTTGATCATCTTTGCATTTCGTCTTCAGACCAGCCGGATCTGTGGATATGCTGCCATTCATCTGGCAATGTTTACAGCCCAGTGCCGTTCCTTGACAAAGAGGCGAGTGCAAGGTTACTTGCCAGTTTGGATTCTGCCTTGGTTGCTGCTTCTGCTGTGTCTGATCGTGCTGCCAGAGACTCCTGCCCTGCTTAATTTCTGTGCAATATGTATTGGTCACAACT ATAGTCCCATCTTAATTGGGATGCTACAGGAGCTTGAGGAAGCCAATCTCCTGACTTTCATTCCAAATTGGTTGTATATTCCCACTTTGTGCAGACTTAGACTGCCAACCTACAGGTCCTCACGGAT AGATCGTGTGAGTTCACCTGCCACTGAGGAGCCATCAACATTGAACCACAATCTCTGGGGTGAGCCACTGTCTCCATTGAGCCAAGAGTTTGATGCAGAAGTCTTGGAGGAACAGATGCTGAGGGCCGGAATACTTGCCTCCTTAAAGGATGTGCCAGATGAAGTGAATCGAAAAGTCGAAGTCCCCAAATCTTCCGTGTCTGCACTGAG GCTCCAGCAGTTGGAGAAGATGGGCTTCCCCACAGAAAAAGCTGTAGTGGCGCTGGCAGCCTCGAAAAAGCTAGATGGCGCTATCTCCCTACTCCTAGATGACCGTGTTGGAGAGCAGGCTGTGGTTACAGCCAATAGGAAGAAAACGGCGCCACTTTTGGAGGCCGAGTGA
- the LOC144194986 gene encoding rhomboid domain-containing protein 3-like isoform X2, with the protein MRYRVFSLWCGPDRPGFFLGTTLLVGLTSLVYAAGAQASLTIGRGGNLPHLRDVFLYALNHDDLPSLLASVSLLLLFGPCQERRWGTTSRICGYAAIHLAMFTAQCRSLTKRRVQGYLPVWILPWLLLLLCLIVLPETPALLNFCAICIGHNYSPILIGMLQELEEANLLTFIPNWLYIPTLCRLRLPTYRSSRIDRVSSPATEEPSTLNHNLWGEPLSPLSQEFDAEVLEEQMLRAGILASLKDVPDEVNRKVEVPKSSVSALRLQQLEKMGFPTEKAVVALAASKKLDGAISLLLDDRVGEQAVVTANRKKTAPLLEAE; encoded by the exons ATGCGTTATCGTGTATTTTCATTATGGTGCGGACCGGATCGTCCAGGATTCTTTCTAGGAACGACCTTGCTGGTGGGTCTCACCTCCTTGGTTTATGCTGCAGGGGCCCAAGCCAGTCTCACTATCGGTCGGGGTGGAAATTTACCGCATTTGAGAG ATGTGTTCCTGTACGCTCTCAATCATGACGATTTACCTTCTCTACTAGCCAGCGTTTCTCTACTGCTGCTCTTTGGGCCATGTCAGGAGCGTCGTTGGGGAACG ACCAGCCGGATCTGTGGATATGCTGCCATTCATCTGGCAATGTTTACAGCCCAGTGCCGTTCCTTGACAAAGAGGCGAGTGCAAGGTTACTTGCCAGTTTGGATTCTGCCTTGGTTGCTGCTTCTGCTGTGTCTGATCGTGCTGCCAGAGACTCCTGCCCTGCTTAATTTCTGTGCAATATGTATTGGTCACAACT ATAGTCCCATCTTAATTGGGATGCTACAGGAGCTTGAGGAAGCCAATCTCCTGACTTTCATTCCAAATTGGTTGTATATTCCCACTTTGTGCAGACTTAGACTGCCAACCTACAGGTCCTCACGGAT AGATCGTGTGAGTTCACCTGCCACTGAGGAGCCATCAACATTGAACCACAATCTCTGGGGTGAGCCACTGTCTCCATTGAGCCAAGAGTTTGATGCAGAAGTCTTGGAGGAACAGATGCTGAGGGCCGGAATACTTGCCTCCTTAAAGGATGTGCCAGATGAAGTGAATCGAAAAGTCGAAGTCCCCAAATCTTCCGTGTCTGCACTGAG GCTCCAGCAGTTGGAGAAGATGGGCTTCCCCACAGAAAAAGCTGTAGTGGCGCTGGCAGCCTCGAAAAAGCTAGATGGCGCTATCTCCCTACTCCTAGATGACCGTGTTGGAGAGCAGGCTGTGGTTACAGCCAATAGGAAGAAAACGGCGCCACTTTTGGAGGCCGAGTGA